Sequence from the Cucurbita pepo subsp. pepo cultivar mu-cu-16 chromosome LG02, ASM280686v2, whole genome shotgun sequence genome:
TTAATACCGATCattctctttcaaaaaaatgTAAGCTGATTAAGTCTAAAAAAACAGTAAAGATGGTTCACCCCAAAGTTTAGTTACAACATCTAGCCGGTGCTAAAAAAAAGACTTTCAGACCTCTAGGGGTTTGTAACAAGTAAGAGAGCTTCTTCGAACTTTAAAGCCTCTCCAAAAACTCAAATAGTTGTAGAACATAGACCTGAATTCCGTAAATTCTAGAGAAAAACCCATGGCAATGTAGTAAGGTAAGGATGCTCTCGATTAGAGCCTACGAGTAGGTTGTTTACTGAGTATGTTTATACTTACCATattctacttttcttttataagtGATCGTTGACTGCTGGCAAGGTGAGAGAGTATCCGAGAGCTACACAGTCACAGAGGAGGGTTGTCATGAGGTGTTAGTTTACatttagggttgtgtcctttGAAATGCTGTATCTTAAACCTTGGTAActattttgtaataaacttTGAAACGACACTtgatttgtaattattttgaattgtcATTTAAAAGCAATgtcatttgattttaaattttacaaaaattttattgtattttattgtCAATTCATGTTATGGCGGTTAAGAATAGGAAACTGTAAAGATTAGAAAAATTGggaaaaatctctcaaaatgtattgaagaatgaaattgaCTATTAGCATTACCGAATACACTAAAAACGAGGAAAAACAACCCACGTCTAACAACTcctattaataataataatgtgtatgactaaatcaaatctaaatcaaataagtgaatcaaatctaaatcagtcaaataactaaatcaaataatcaGACATCCCTTAACAATAAGAATGTTAGCTAAATCTGAAATAACAAACCCTAACAATTCCTCCCTTCAAAACACAAATAGCAATAGGTTTATATCGAACATCTATGTACTCCTAATAGTCCTCAACTTCAAGAAAGCACCAATTTTAGTGGTTTAGTAATTAGGTAACTCCATACATTGAATCTCgtcttataaatccattttaCTCCAACCTTCTTTCAGCCCTTAGGTAACTCCATCAATTCTCATGTGTCATTTCTGTTTATTGCTTCCATTTCCAGATCCATGGCTTGCCTCAATTTCTCACTCTTCAATACATCTTCAAAGTTTACAAGTTTACAAAGCTTACAAGTTTACAAAGTTTACAAAGCTTACAGGATATGTAGTGGTAAACATGGTCAGTGAACTTCATTATCTTCTTCAGAAAGATCTTCTCCTGTTGCATAGTCTCTCATCCAAACTGGTGGTCTCCTATTCCTCCCCTTATTCGAGCTAGCAAAGCTTGCTTTAGCCAAAGAGCCAAATTTCCTCTGCAGCTTCTATATCAGATTCGCtcccttcttcattttcatcaaacacaTTTGTTGCCTCCTCTTGATCACCCCATTCTAGATCTCACATAATGGATTCTTCATAGGTCTTATCCCAGTCTCAACTCTTATCTTCCTCGAATACAACATCCCTACTTATTATGATCCTGTGTGAAGTTGGATCATAAAGTCGGTAAGTCTTTGAGTCTTCACTAATTTTCAGCAAAACACAACTCAAACTCTTATCATTCAGCTTAGTTCTTTTACTGTTAGGCACATGAACATGAGAGATACATCCAAAAACTCTAAAATGCTCAACTGAAGGTTTAACTCCACTCCAAGCTTCTTCtggagttttattttttacagcCAATGTTGGACTTCCATTCAGTAGATGCATAGTCTAGTTGACTACTTCAGGCCAGAAACTTTtcgaaattttcttttatgaaatCATACTACGAACCATATTCATAAtagttctattttttctttccgcAACTCTGTTTTGTTGTGGCGTGTATGCAGCTATCAGTTGTCTTTGTATACTATTTACATCACAAAAATTGGTGAATTCTTGTGATGTAAACTCTCCTCCTCGATCAGTTCATAAGGCTTTAATAAATgagtttgtttccttctcaacgaatcttaaaatttttaaatacagcaaaggcttctgatttttctattaaaaaataaactcatGTTTTCTACTGAAGTCATCTGTTAAAGTAATCAAATACCTTTTCTTGCTGTTTGAGATTGGTTTGATCGGTCCACAAATATCAACATGCACCAATTGGAGAATTTGTGAAGCTCGCCATGTGCTCATTTTTGGAAATGAGTGCCTTTGTTGCTTACCCACCGGACAATTTTTACACAATCTCAATGGAACAATCTTTAATCCCTTAAAGCCCAAATGTCCACCATCTTCTTTTGTGGAACAATCTTTAATCCCTTGAAGCCCAAATGTCCATATCTACAGTGCCAAAGTTGCTCAATATCTTTTGTGATAGTATTGAAACACGTGAATGCTACAGGCTGAGATATAGCATGCAGTACGAAAATTCGATTCGAAGACATCTTTGTCTCCATGATTAAGCCTCTCTCAAGATGAAACACCTTGCACGttccattttgaaacaaaatggtAAGCCCCTTTGCTTGCAATTTCCCAATACTCAACAAATTGTTCTTCAGCTCTGGCACATAGAACACTCCTGTGATTATCTGTATGATTCCATTCACTTGCAGCCGTACATTAGCCGTACATTACCTTTTCCTGTTACAACCATGCTTGAGTTGTTGCCCAGCTTCACTGAATCTCTGAAACTTCCatcaaaatctgaaaaatattccttcttCCCACACATGTGTTTGCTACATCCCGAGTCAAGGAACCACATATCTTCTCTATTGGCCTTATTCATATTCACGTAAGCTATCAGCAACATCTCTTCTTGAGTCTCTGCATAGCTTGCCTCCTTCTCCTTACTTTGACATTCTCATTGAAAATGTCCTAGCTTGTGACAATTATAGCACTCCACTATGACCCTGTTGAAGGTTTGTCTGCCTCATCCCCTTCCTTTGCCTCTAAAACTTCCACGACCTTGACCCCTTCCTCTAGATTGTTTACCATGAGAGATCTTCAAAGCgtgttcttcttcaacatgAGAACTCATGCGTTGTTCATGCATAAGCAGGCTGCTTTGCAACTCATCAATGATTAAGATGGTTGTATCATTGGACTTCTCAATGGAACACACAAtataatcaaacttgggaGTCATAGATCTCAGAATCTTTACAACTGCTTCAACATCTCCTTTGTTCTcaccatttattttcatcttgttGGCTATGCTAAGGGTCCGAGCAAAATACTCATTCACAGATTCTCCTGCCATCATGTGAAGCATTTCAAACTCCTTCCGAAGAGCTTGCAAGTGTGCACGCTTTATCCGTGTCGAACCTTGATATTTCTACTTCATAGAATCTCATATGTTCTTTATTGTTTCCTTGTTAAGGATTGTCTCCAAGATCGAACGATCTAATGGTTGAAATAGATAATTCTTTgctttcaaatcttttaaCTTCTGATCTTTAATGTGCTTCTCCTGAGCATCCGTGAAAACGATGTCTTAGAACATCTGTGAAAACGATGTCTTAGAACATCTGTGAAACCGATGTCTTCTGTTGCTACAGGAATCCCATTCACCACCAAACCCCAGTACTCCTTTGAACACAAAAAGTTTTCCATGAGCATCGCCTAATGATCGGAATTGCAGGCTCCACAAATGAACTCTCCATCGACATGCTTTTATTATGACACACGTAGAAGACTCCTACTTCTAGTTttaacttggctctgataccaaatgttaaGAACAAGAAACTGGAAAGATTAGAAGAATCGAGACAAATCTCTCAAAATGTATTGAGGAATGAAATTGGTTATTAGATAGCGTTATATAATACACGGAAAACAAGGAAAAGCACACGTCTAACAACTCCTACTCCCAGTGATATATGACTAAATATGGTATGACTAAACAAgtctaaatcaaatctaaatcaATCAAATAACTAACTCAAATAATCAGGTCCCTCCACAATAGTAATGTTAGCTAAATCTCGAATAACAAAACGGGCACCTGAGTTAAAGTCTTGAAAACAAGTGGTGACACCTTCTCTCTACTCTAAACAAGAAAATACAATAAGTAAATTTAACTGATACACTAAAATGTAAATGGTTTCTTATAGGTCTTAAAACCCATCGTTTCAATTACCTTTTAGATGCAGGTTTTTTGGCTCCAAcctactcttttttttcaaacacaaAAACGT
This genomic interval carries:
- the LOC111787730 gene encoding uncharacterized protein LOC111787730, which codes for MAGESVNEYFARTLSIANKMKINGENKGDVEAVVKILRSMTPKFDYIVCSIEKSNDTTILIIDELQSSLLMHEQRMSSHVEEEHALKISHGKQSRGRGQGRGSFRGKGRG